A window of the Hevea brasiliensis isolate MT/VB/25A 57/8 chromosome 6, ASM3005281v1, whole genome shotgun sequence genome harbors these coding sequences:
- the LOC110655406 gene encoding wall-associated receptor kinase-like 9, with protein sequence MVLQLESLLTVVSVLQIMLELATVPATIALTGRGCEARCGDIEIQYPFGIRANCSMDKWFVIDCIKTVNSSRAFISSINLELINIDYAHSHLLVKGPIFSYNCTPPDTGSQVVNLRRTSFTFSGYNKFIVVGCNKHVLLSSSEPNTAGCQTICKENPQRHGCLGDGCCQASIPYFQQLFEPSFQDVDDDQCSVAFIVEKKEFKANVTDPYKMREMEYVPVLLDWKINAMALESLAIDEKSAYYDPIVNYDKFDFPYLNSTELMCREGFTGNPYLPIGCQDVNECEDPIVLSRCHGLCKNTYGSYKCVPALSWIIILGISMAFGALVLLIITWSTYKFVKKRNQIKRERKFFKQNGGLLLRQQLSSSRGNVDRTRIFSCKELDKATDHFNVNRILGQGGQGTVYKGMLVDGRTVAIKKSMKIDEAKVEEFINECVILSQINHRNVVKLLGCCLETEVPLLVYEFIPNGTLYQYLHHQNEEFQLTWDMRLRIAIEVSGAISYLHSEVCMPIYHRDIKSTNILLDEKYRAKVSDFGASRSIHIDKSHLTTHVKGTFGYVDPEYFQSSLLTEKSDVYSFGVVLVELLTGQKPISSERVEEGLGLATFFIISMEDDKLFDIIDPRIVNQCDREEVIAVAKIAKRCLNLNGKLRPTMKEVLIELEGVRLSQKDMSIPQNTTDEFEPNSSDASSTSTISISDSSQVSITFSTLKQVNVELNVLD encoded by the exons ATGGTCTTGCAATTGGAGTCTCTACTCACCGTAGTCTCAGTGCTGCAAATAATGTTGGAATTAGCGACAGTACCTGCAACAATAGCTCTAACAGGGAGGGGGTGTGAAGCCAGATGTGGAGACATTGAAATCCAATAcccatttggtatcagagctaattGCTCCATGGACAAATGGTTTGTGATTGATTGCATTAAAACTGTCAACTCTAGTAGAGCTTTCATCAGCAGCATCAACTTGGAGTTGATAAATATCGACTATGCACACAGCCACTTACTAGTTAAGGGTCCCATATTCTCCTACAATTGTACTCCTCCTGACACCGGCAGCCAAGTTGTGAACTTAAGGCGTACATCATTCACCTTTTCTGGTTACAATAAATTCATCGTTGTGGGCTGCAACAAACATGTTTTGCTATCCTCTTCTGAGCCAAACACTGCAGGATGCCAAACAATCTGCAAAGAGAATCCTCAACGTCATGGGTGCCTTGGAGACGGATGCTGCCAAGCCTCAATCCCTTATTTTCAACAGTTATTTGAACCGAGTTTTCAAGATGTGGATGATGATCAATGCAGCGTAGCCTTCATAGTGGAAAAAAAAGAGTTCAAGGCTAACGTAACAGATCCCTATAAGATGCGAGAAATGGAATATGTTCCAGTTCTTCTGGATTGGAAAATCAATGCAATGGCCTTGGAATCGCTTGCAATTGATGAGAAATCCGCCTACTATGATCCTATTGTTAATTATGACAAATTCGATTTCCCATACCTGAACAGCACAGAGTTAATGTGTCGTGAAGGCTTCACAGGCAACCCTTATCTACCGATTGGATGCCAAG ATGTCAATGAATGCGAGGATCCAATAGTGCTAAGTCGGTGTCATGGATTATGCAAAAATACATACGGCTCTTACAAATGCGTGCCCGCTCTATCTTGGATTATTATTCTAG GTATTAGTATGGCCTTTGGAGCATTGGTTCTCCTAATTATTACGTGGTCAACATATAAATTTGTTAAGAAAAGAAATCAGATAAAGCGTGAAAGAAAATTCTTCAAGCAGAATGGTGGTTTGTTGTTGCGCCAACAACTATCTTCGAGTCGAGGCAATGTCGATAGGACCAGAATATTCAGTTGTAAGGAGTTGGACAAAGCGACTGATCACTTTAATGTGAACAGAATTCTTGGCCAAGGTGGCCAAGGCACTGTTTATAAAGGAATGTTGGTAGATGGAAGAACTGTTGCTATTAAAAAGTCCATGAAAATAGACGAAGCAAAAGTTGAAGAATTCATTAATGAATGTGTCATTTTGTCACAAATTAATCACAGAAATGTTGTGAAGCTACTTGGTTGTTGTTTGGAGACAGAGGTTCCTCTTCTTGTATATGAATTCATCCCTAATGGAACCCTTTATCAGTATCTCCATCATCAAAATGAGGAGTTCCAATTAACATGGGATATGCGCTTACGAATCGCAATAGAAGTTTCAGGGGCAATTTCCTACCTGCACTCGGAGGTATGTATGCCAATTTATCATCGAGATATTAAATCTACAAATATATTGTTGGATGAAAAGTACAGAGCAAAAGTATCAGATTTTGGAGCTTCAAGGTCCATTCATATTGATAAAAGTCATCTGACCACTCATGTAAAGGGAACTTTTGGATATGTAGATCCAGAATATTTCCAATCAAGCTTGCTTACTGAAAAGAGTGATGTTTATAGTTTTGGAGTAGTCCTTGTTGAGCTCCTGACTGGACAGAAACCAATTTCTTCAGAAAGAGTAGAAGAAGGCCTTGGATTAGCTACATTTTTCATTATTTCAATGGAAGACGACAAACTCTTTGATATAATTGATCCTCGAATTGTGAACCAATGTGATAGAGAAGAAGTTATTGCAGTTGCTAAAATTGCAAAACGATGCTTGAACTTGAATGGTAAGCTACGGCCAACTATGAAAGAAGTGTTGATAGAGTTGGAAGGGGTTCGATTATCTCAGAAAGACATGAGTATTCCACAAAATACTACTGATGAATTTGAGCCAAACTCTTCAGATGCTTCATCTACTTCGACAATTTCAATTTCTGACAGTTCTCAAGTTTCTATAACATTTTCAACCCTGAAACAGGTGAACGTGGAGTTAAATGTTTTAGATTAG
- the LOC131180997 gene encoding wall-associated receptor kinase-like 10: MLEVAAVAATTTLAGRECEAKCGDIEIQYPFGIRADCSMDRWFVIDCIKTANSSKAFISSIKLELININYAHSRLLVKGPVFSYNCTPPNTGKAVNLRRTSFTFSAKNKFTVVGCNNRAFISSSEPDSIGCRPSCEVNVKLPGCTGYRCCQTLIPYFQQLFAPGFQDVDDDQCRIAFIVEKKWFKAYETDPYKVKDLEYVPVLLDWKINATALGSLVIDEESTYRDMIDYYDKFDFPYPNNTILLCREGFTGNPYLPFGCQDVNECDDPRVRSRCHGLCKNTRGSYTCMLTISWIIIVGISVAIGALILLISTWWLYKFIKKRKQIKRERKFFKRNGGLLLRQQLCSSEGNVDRTKSFSRKELDNATDHFNVNRILGQGGQGAVYKGMLVDGRIVAVKKSMKIDEAKVKEFINECVILSQINHRNVVKLLGCCLETEVPLLVYEFIPNGTLYQYLHHPNEEFQLTWDMRLQIAVEVSGAISYLHSEVCMPIYHRDIKSTNILLDEKYRAKVSDFGASRCIQIDKSHLTTHVKGTFGYVDPEYFQSSLLTEKSDVYSFGVVLVELLTGQKPISSERVEEGVGLAAHFILSMEDDKLFNILDARIVDQCTTEEVIAVANLAKRCLNLHGRLRPTMKEVSIELEGIRLSQKDMTIPQNTATEIEPNTPDASSTSTISRSESPQVSLNIVC; encoded by the exons ATGTTGGAAGTAGCGGCAGTAGCTGCAACAACAACTCTAGCGGGGCGGGAATGTGAAGCCAAATGTGGAGACATTGAAATCCAATACCCATTTGGTATTCGAGCCGATTGTTCCATGGACAGATGGTTTGTGATTGATTGCATTAAAACGGCCAACTCTAGTAAAGCTTTCATAAGCAGCATCAAGTTGGAGCTGATAAATATCAACTATGCACACAGCCGCTTGCTAGTTAAGGGTCCCGTATTCTCCTACAATTGTACCCCTCCTAACACCGGCAAAGCTGTGAATTTAAGACGGACATCTTTCACCTTTTCTGCTAAAAATAAATTCACCGTTGTGGGCTGCAACAACCGCGCTTTTATATCCTCTTCTGAGCCAGACAGTATAGGATGCCGACCAAGCTGCGAAGTTAATGTTAAACTTCCAGGGTGCACTGGCTACAGATGCTGCCAAACCTTAATCCCTTATTTTCAACAGTTATTTGCACCGGGCTTTCAAGATGTGGATGATGATCAGTGCAGGATAGCCTTCATAGTGGAAAAAAAATGGTTCAAAGCTTACGAAACAGATCCCTATAAGGTGAAAGACTTGGAATATGTTCCAGTCCTTCTGGATTGGAAAATCAATGCAACAGCCTTGGGATCGCTTGTAATTGATGAGGAATCCACCTACCGTGATATGATTGATTACTATGACAAATTCGATTTCCCATACCCCAACAACACAATCTTATTATGTCGTGAAGGCTTCACAGGCAACCCTTATCTACCGTTTGGATGCCAAG ATGTTAATGAATGCGATGATCCAAGGGTGCGAAGTCGGTGTCATGGATTATGCAAAAATACACGCGGCTCTTATACATGCATGCTCACTATATCTTGGATTATTATTGTTG GTATTAGTGTGGCCATTGGAGCATTGATTCTCCTAATTAGTACGTGGTggttatataaatttattaagaaAAGAAAACAGATAAAGCGTGAAAGAAAATTCTTCAAGCGGAATGGTGGTTTGTTATTGCGCCAACAACTCTGTTCAAGTGAAGGTAATGTCGACAGGACCAAATCATTCAGTCGTAAGGAGTTGGACAATGCGACTGATCACTTTAATGTGAACAGAATTCTTGGTCAAGGTGGCCAAGGAGCTGTTTATAAAGGAATGTTGGTAGATGGAAGAATTGTTGCTGTTAAAAAGTCTATGAAAATAGACGAAGCAAAAGTCAAAGAATTCATTAATGAGTGTGTCATTTTGTCACAAATTAATCACAGAAATGTAGTGAAACTACTTGGCTGTTGCTTAGAGACAGAAGTTCCTCTTCTTGTTTATGAATTCATCCCTAATGGAACCCTTTATCAATATCTGCATCATCCAAATGAGGAGTTTCAATTAACATGGGATATGCGCTTACAAATTGCTGTTGAAGTTTCAGGGGCAATTTCCTACCTGCACTCAGAGGTATGTATGCCAATTTATCACCGAGATATTAAGTCCACAAACATACTGTTGGATGAAAAGTATAGAGCAAAAGTATCAGATTTTGGAGCTTCAAGGTGCATCCAGATTGATAAAAGTCATCTGACCACTCATGTAAAGGGAACTTTTGGATATGTCGATCCAGAGTACTTCCAATCAAGCTTGCTCACTGAAAAGAGTGATGTTTATAGCTTTGGAGTAGTTCTTGTTGAGCTTTTGACTGGACAAAAACCAATTTCTTCAGAAAGAGTAGAAGAAGGTGTTGGATTAGCTGCACATTTCATTCTTTCAATGGAGGATGACAAACTCTTTAATATACTTGATGCACGAATTGTAGACCAATGTACTACAGAAGAAGTTATTGCAGTTGCTAACCTTGCAAAAAGATGCTTAAATTTGCACGGCAGGTTACGACCCACTATGAAAGAAGTGTCAATAGAGTTGGAAGGGATTCGATTATCTCAGAAGGACATGACTATTCCACAAAATACAGCTACTGAAATTGAACCAAACACCCCTGATGCTTCATCTACTTCGACAATCTCAAGATCTGAGAGTCCTCAAGTTTCCTTAAACAttgtttgttaa
- the LOC110655264 gene encoding uncharacterized protein LOC110655264 produces the protein MTTETKATISTVDPTSHYYLSTSENPGIPIVRFLLTGDLNYKNCLSKPDKTSLDANAWDRCNSMVMAWIVASLEKRIRGTIMYAKTAKNMWEILKQRYSQVNAPHVHKLRREISLLQQGNLSVTDYFNKLQELWDELASYNPIPKCTCGAADEFSKQLNEERIHQFLMGLDNHHFGTMRSQILNSKSMKDIDQIYAQAVREERQSTIITSLEAKPFEAAAFHAGGSHYVNKPSCSH, from the exons ATGACGACAGAAACAAAGGCCACTATCTCCACTGTCGATCCTACTTCTCACTACTACCTTAGCACATCCGAGAATCCTGGAATACCTATTGTCCGATTCCTCCTAACAGGAGACCTCAATTACAAAAATTG CCTCTCCAAACCTGATAAGACCTCCCTAGATGCTAATGCTTGGGACAGATGCAATTCTATGGTTATGGCATGGATTGTGGCGTCCTTAGAAAAGAGAATTCGAGGGACGATCATGTACGCTAAGACAGCAAAGAATATGTGGGAAATCCTTAAGCAAAGGTATTCTCAGGTTAATGCTCCTCATGTTCACAAACTGAGAAGGGAGATTAGCTTGTTGCAACAAGGAAATCTTAGTGTGACAGATTACTTCAATAAATTGCAAGAGTTGTGGGATGAACTTGCTTCCTACAACCCTATTCCCAAATGCACTTGTGGAGCTGCTGATGAGTTCTCCAAACAGCTAAATGAAGAAAGGATACATCAATTCCTTATGGGATTAGACAATCATCATTTTGGTACAATGAGATCTCAGATTTTGAATTCAAAATCAATGAAAGATATTGATCAAATCTATGCACAAGCCGTAAGGGAAGAAAGGCAAAGCACCATTATTACTTCACTTGAAGCAAAGCCATTTGAAGCAGCAGCTTTCCATGCTGGTGGATCACACTATGTCAATAAGCCTAGTTGTTCTCACTGA